TAAAAAGGATCAtccaaactgttttcttctctcagttACCTTTGCCCATTATTGTGGGCTATTCTGCCAGTGCAGCAGTTGGCTTGCGCTCCATTACAGGGTTTAGCTAGTGATTATGTTGGTGCCAAAGGCAGATTCAGACCCCTGTTAATCCAGGGGAGTCTCTGGGCCCCTGAGAAAATCCACCTTCTACTGCCCTCAGAAGACAGAACTGCAGACTTAAAAGACTCAGTTTTAAGGGTCATTTTTCTCACTGCAGTCACAGAAATGGAGCTGGTAACGTGCAAGCCCAAGGAAGCCTTTTGAGGTCCTGGATTAGCCTTACCTTCCTCCTGCTTGTTGGCAGGTTTGGCATAAATGGCATTAAGCGGAAAGCCAGGCTCCCCGGGGATTGGGAAGTTAGTGATTCCCAGTGtgtacatttctttctctccttggCCTTTGGAGTTACACTGGAAGAACCAGGCAAACAATGGATTAACAGTTATAAACAAAAACTGATTGAGCATTAGACCCAAATATTTTACCAATCTGTAACACATAAAAACTCATCAAAAAGAGCAACAGAACATATCTTTGGTGATCCACAGCCTTGGAGTATCTGTGGCTCTGACAGCTGGGACAAACAAGATTAGTTATGCCACTAGAATGAGACTAAATACTTTGCCCGAGGACAATCCCCAGCACAGAAGTTCACTTTTCTtaccttctgcagctttttcaaGCACTCGGAAATGTAGAGGGTTACGTAGATCAGTGTTCTGTCAGCCTCGTTCTGCAAAACAAGAGCAAGCGTGGAGCCCAGTCACTCTTAGATTAAGGGAGACTTTATGGAACTGATAGAAGTCTGAAACAGGAATGAGTTCAAGCCATTCTGGCCTACAATTTCCCCATGAAAGAGGAACTTGCAATTCATGGCATTTAAccaactttaaaaattaagtggGAAGAAGGGGAGGTTTTGTTACCTAGTAGAattacttaatttaaaataaatttatagtCACAGCACCAACCCTCCAAAGAACTACTATATGCACCATATCTGAAAAAATTACcttaatttcataatttttgaagaaaacattagCTTTGAAGTAGTAGATTGCTTCATCTATTATATCTGTGTCCTTAgctaacaaaaaagaaatatagaGTTAAACAGCGCACTGCATTTAGTCATAAATTCTACTcactgaaatacataaataaggATTATTGCACCAGCAAAACCCTGGTatttacaaaaagcagaagacagcactatgtaacagaaaacagttgTTGCTGTGTGAAACGCTGGTAAGCTCAGACCACAGTATTTAAGGTTCCTGCTCTAGCAGGAGCTTTaactcccttctcctcctccccccatgATTTcttcacaaacagcagcaattcagcagttccccactTTTCTACCAGTTGAGTAACTCACCAGAGTTCTAACAGCATAAAAGTCTTTTCAGGACACTAAGATATTTTTGGAGAAAGCATAACACCACAAATTTCATtatcctcttaaaaaaaaaaaaaaaggaggggcCCAGGACAGGATGATTTTTTGCTACCATTCAAGACTGCTTAAAGccagaaacatttcctttttatttcctttctcaaaCTGAACCGCCACATTACTGGGGAATGTCACACCTGGGAAGCGCTACTTCCTGTGCTGAAGGGGACTCCACACCAGTCTGCCTGTGGACCCTGTTGGGACGCCCATAACTTCATTTGAATTTTTGAAGCCCCCTACCCTAAAGTGCTGCCTATCCTACTCCTCGTCCTTCAGAGTAGCGGAGCATCATCAGCCGCAGACCTAAAGCACAAGTTCTCTGCAGCCAAACCTCCACTTCCTCTGACAGCAGAGGGTTTGTGCCGCCACATCCTCCTCAaaacctgctgcagagcacagcaagaCCCAGGAGGAAGTGTGAGCACAGTAACCGTAGGCTTTAATTACTGAAACAACAGATTCAGCTGGAGCACGGTGCGTCTTTATCTGTGCATAATTATTTTCGACGTTTTGCACAACTTCAGTATTTGAAAACTTTTCTCCTCCTCTATAAACTGCAAAGCACTCCATTTCCAACCCATGACTCCTCTTGTCACTCTTGCTAGGGCAGGCTTGGAGCAAACTGCGAGATGATGAGCTACGTACAGGCAGGTTTTCAGAGATTATTATTATAAACTTACTTTCCCGAGGTGCTGGGCCTTTGAACTGGCTTCTGATGGGTAACAGCGCCATGTTCCCAATTAGCTTGGTGTCGGAATCCATTAAAGTTGAGTGGTAAGCCTACAGACGGGGGAAAGGCTCGTTATTAATGCTACTGAAAATAGACATTTCTGTGTCCGATCACATCCCCCCGTCTTCATCAACTTGGACTCAGAGTCTAGTTCATGAGTGAAGTGATGCTTTCAGCAATTTTTCCTTGCACAAACAATTGCTGTTTTCTAATTAGGCCCAGATCCCATTATTATTTGATACTATTATATCACACATACAGGGAACTGTACAGTTCATTGAAAATTAGCTGGTCACTAAGAAAGAccatattttatttccacatcTAACTAATAATATTAGACAGCAATAAAGCTAGACTTAATACATACccacacactgaaaaaaagaccTTTCTGTGCCCTGTAAAAGTGGtcaagtaaattaaaaaaaaatcccaaaccttACTGCATATGCCAGGTTCTTCCTGAGGAACCAAATTTTAACAACAATTTAAGTTTTAGGCACTTTCCAAACATTCCCCTGGGAGAAGGCCTGGGGAGGCCTTCGCCTCCTCGCAGCCGAggtcgggggcggggggggggggggggggcaaggggtgtgtgcacgtgtgtgtaaAAACCACCCCCTAGCAAAAATGATGTTTATTTCAGAGGCAGACGGCGCgaagaaaaccagagcaaaGCCAAGCTTACCGCCCTCCCCCCCGCTAGAGCCGGGGGCTGCCACCCCCCCGACGGCGGCTAGACCCCCGGGTGGGGgtgtgaggaagaggagggtgagGAAGAGGGGGGCGCTGGCCTTGCCGCTGCCTCCACCCGCAGCAATCCCCTGCCCTCGGCAGGGCTCCCCGCTGCTCtagccccttccctcctccgCGCAGACCCCggagccccgcagccccccgagcccccagccccaggcctGGCGCCTCtcccccgagccccccgcccgcgcGGCAGCAGGCCCCTCACCGGCATGTCGGAGGGCAGGGCCGAGCcggcggcggagcggagcgCAGCACCAAGggagcagccaggcactgccGCTTCCGGCTCCGCCCGCGCTGCAGGAAgtggggcggccccggcggcgcggcggggtcACCGGTTCGCGTCCCGCCCCCGCCAGGGCACTGCCCTTCTGCAGCGGTGGCTCTCGCAGCTCACCCCCGCCGCcgcttgcttgctttttccgGCCCCCCCCCAtgcagcctcctgcccctccCCTCTGTGACCGGCACGGCAGTAACCCCTCCGTGCCACCCTCTTGGTTTGCAGCCCCCCTGGCGTGCGGGTTGCTCACTGGCAGAGGCAAGCCCCCCGGCGCGGAGGGGGGATGCTCGGCTCGCAGCCCCGTCACTCCCCAGCGCTCGTGGCCATTGCCTGATCTGACCCCCTGCGTGGGGCACTCGGGGCAAGGAAGCACAGAATGGGGCCAGACATGGCATGTTTGGGGGGATGCAGCGGTGATTTGGGGGGATGCGGTGGTGATTTGGGGGGATGCGGCTGTGATTCGGGGGTATGTGGCAGTGATTCGGGGGATGCAGTGGTGATTTGGGGGGATGCAGCAGTGATTCAGAGGGATCCGGTGGTGATTTGGGGGGATGCGGCTGTGATTCGGGAGATGTGGCTGTGATTCAGAGGATGTGGCAGTGATTTGGGGGATATGGTGGTGATTCGGGGGGATGCAGCAGTGATTCATGGTTCGGGGGATGTGGCAGTGATTTTGGGGGATGCAGCGGTGATTTGGAGGGATGCGGCGGTGATTTGGGGGATGTGGCAGCGATTTTGGGGATGCGGCATTGATTTGGAGGGATGCGGTGGTGATTTGGGGGGATGCAGCAGTGATTTGGGGGATGTGGCAGTGATTCAGGGGGCTGTGGTGGTGATTCAGGGGATGCAGTGGGGATTTGGGGGATGCAGTGGGGATTTGGGGGGATGTAGTGGTGATTCAGGGGGATATGGTGGGGATTTGGAGGGATGTGGCAGGGATCTGGGGGGATTCAGAGTGATTTTAAGGTGCATGCTCCTGTTACTATTAAGCCATACCCTTCCCTTCGATCCAGCATGCTGAATTTATCTACTGCTAAATGAGTCACAGCATGAGTCAGGGAGAGGAGATGGAGAGATTTGGAAGGTGAGTCAAAGTAATTTGGCTGCAGCACCCCGGGGTTTGGCCTTTCGACGTCACAAGCCTGGCTAGGCCCCAGGATGTGCCAGTCTGGAGGTGAGTTAAAGCCACCAAAGTTTTCCCGTTTGCATGGTTCAGTTCAGCCAGAGGATGTCCCGCCAACATGCGATTAGCTCCATGTGGGCATAAAGACTTGCTCCATCTGGAGGTTAACCTGCACCATAGCTAGTAAACAAATATATTCAGGGCTTTTGGACCCATGTTTCAAAGCTCTGaagacttgattttttttcacctcttgtGACTGCAATGACTGTCTTGAAATCTCCACATTCACCAATGTCTGGTGCCGGGAGTAAGGTTTTAGAAATGCCAGGTGTCATGAGGCTTGCAGAGGTTGTAAGGCTGGCCATTTTTTGAAATCTGGCTTTGAAAATCCATCTGAATAGCTCTTAGGTGACATCTTATTTCCCAGTTTTTCTTTGTTCCCGTTTAAAAGATCCCATGCAATCCTCCCTGACCTCCACATACACATTTTGGGGAGTCCTTTTCCTCTAGACATGCAGGATTTGCTGGTCTGTTGAACCCCTCTCCCTCTTCTagctctgctttgaaaaaagcAGATCCTTACTTCAGCAATAAGCACTGTATCAACAGTATGACCATGTaaccatttatttaaatagaCATGAACAACAAATTCTACtgctgaataagaaaaaaagtatgccTTCTGGACTAGAAGCAAGAAACTACAGAAGTAAGCCCTGTGCCAAGCTGCTATTGCGCCCCAGCTTTAGGCAAGTGCATTTGCCTCCAAATATTCAATCCTAGATTTTGTTTCCGTTAAGGGGTATCCTTGCACTCAGGTATCTGCTAACTAACCAAACTGCTCCTACAAAATGACATCAGTTGTTCTTATTCTACTGAAATACTCAGCTGCTCATATTTTGTGAGGATGGGGTTAATTTCTAATACATGATGTATATATAGACAGATGATATGCCTACATATATGCATTCACTGATGTTAAGCATTTCACAAGCATGAGGCcctttcaggaaaatattttaattcaaggATTCCATGAGTAAATCACATTCCATAGGATTAAGGAAAGGTTGGGcataagcagcaaaaaaatacatcctGAAATTCAGCTGAATGTAGCTAATAAATTGGACTCACAGATTTTAGAAGCAGCAGTAAACATGTATTGAAACACTCAAAGCACCCCAGGAACAGTCTGTACATACACAAGAACTGTAAACAGTGAGAGGCAAATTCAGCTGTGTCTTTTCCCATAGGGCTTTAATTATTATCTGATATGAAGAGTCTGTTAGCAGTACACCCAATTCCAGAATTGGCGCTACTTGCCTGAAAAATTCCCAAGACCAATTTAGTATGTATTTAGTTACTTCAGTCAAGTATGTTC
This genomic interval from Falco peregrinus isolate bFalPer1 chromosome 2, bFalPer1.pri, whole genome shotgun sequence contains the following:
- the ARPC3 gene encoding actin-related protein 2/3 complex subunit 3, which gives rise to MPAYHSTLMDSDTKLIGNMALLPIRSQFKGPAPRETKDTDIIDEAIYYFKANVFFKNYEIKNEADRTLIYVTLYISECLKKLQKCNSKGQGEKEMYTLGITNFPIPGEPGFPLNAIYAKPANKQEEEVMRAYLQQLRQETGLRLCEKVFDPQSDKPSKWWICFVKRQFMNKSLSGPGQ